Sequence from the Schaalia sp. 19OD2882 genome:
GGCCGAGCCGGGAGCCGGGATGGTGCGCATGACCTCCACGTCGGCAACGTCGGGGCGGCTGGCGGCCCATTCGGTGATGCGCTCGATGGTGGGCGCGTCGATGTCGGCCGAGTGCATCTGGACGATGTCCGGCGGTAGGGCTTGGCGCCACAGTTGGTCGATGGCGGCTCCTGTACGCATGAGCAGTGTGGTGGATGCACTGACCAGAGTGGCCACCAGGGTGAGCAGAAGCAGGAGGCACAGGGTGACCACGGGTGATCGGCGCAGGTCGGCGATGAGCAGTCGGGTCAGCATGGCGCCACCGCCTTGTCGGACGCCGCCTGGTGCGGCGCGGGGGCTCCGCCTGTCGCCACGCCGTCGTCCGTCTCACCGGTGGGGTCCAGGACGCCTCTGAGAAGGTGCGATCCCACTCCGACGGCGATGACGGACAGCCCCATGATGGTGACCAGGACCGCGCTGCCGCGTCCCGCTCCGGTGCCCATGACCACTCCGATGCTGTCGGCCCACGAGCCGCCTTGGGCCATGAGGGGCTCCATGACCCGGTCGGCCAAGGGCCCTGCGGCGACGAAGGCCATCAAGTACCCGGCTTGGGAGAGCGGGGAGATGAGGCCCCAGGCTCGCGCCTGGACGTCCACATGCAGGCGGGAGCGCACCAGCGCCTCCGCGCCGGCGTTGCAGATCGGCAGGACGAGGAACAGCGCCAGGCCGACGGCGCCGATCCACACGGGGTCGGGACGCAGGGCGAAGGCTGCCATGGCCACCCCCATGCCGACCAGGCCAAGAGTGAGCAGCGTCGTGGGGCGCATCGAGCCGAGCGGGGCCAGCAGGGCCGAGCCGAGCAACAGGCCGATTGCGGCCACGGTCTCCACCGTTCCGACGGTTTCGACCGAGGCGATGGGCAGCAGGATCGGCTTGAGCAGGGTCTGGACGGTGCCGGTGGCCACGGTGACCATGCCGATCAGCATGACCGCCGTGCGCACGGGGGTGTTGCCGACCACGGCCTGCCAGCCTTCACGCAGCTCTGCAAGGACTCCCCTGTCGCGCCGCGAGAGGCGAGTGCCCACGAGTTGGCGCACGTACAAGCTGATGCCGACGGTCACCAGGCATGTGGCGGCATCGATGGTGACGATGCCGACGGTTCCGACAACTCCGACCAGGAATGCGGCGGCGATGGGGGCCAGGAGGAACTTGGCGGCGGCTGCCAGGGAGAACAGGCCGGAGGCGCGAACGTACTCGTCCTGGCTGACCAGGTCGGAGACGCTGGCCTTGAGGGCGGGTTCGGTGAGGGCCGCGAAGACGGAGGAAGCGGTGACGCCGACCAGGATCAGCCAGGAGGGAGCCTGTGTGAGCAGGGCGGCGGCGACCAGGGCCAGTCCGAGGACGGATCCGCCGTCCCCGATTGCCATCATGAGGCGACGGTCGTGCCGGTCGGCCATGACGCCGGCGACGGGTGCCAGCAGCACCACTGGGGCGAATGCGCACAGTTGGGCCAGTGCCACGGCGGTGGCGCTTTTGTGGACGGCGTACATGTGGACGCCGATGGCGAAGGCGGTCATGCCGGTGCCCAAGGAGTTGACGAAGGCGCCGAGGACCAGCAGGTGCAGGGGTTTCATGAGTGGACCTCCTCGGTGCGGACGTCCAGGGTCTGCAGAGCGGGTTCGAGAAGGCGACCACTGGGCACGCCGAGGAGTTCCTCGGCGATGGTGAGGATGCCGACGATTCGCCGCTGGGCGTGTTCGTTGGCGTCGGGGAAGATGCCGGTGTCGGTCAGGGTTCCTGTTGCTGCCAGCAGGACTTCGCAGGTGGTCAGCGGGTCGGTGCAGTGCAGTTCTCCGCTGGCGTTGCCTTCTTCGACGAGGGCGACCAGGACCGGCGCGATGTCGCGGACGAGGGCGACCAGTGCGAGCAGGTGGAACTCGGCGTTGCGTGTGGCGTTGAAGTGTTCGACCAGGGCGTCCTCGTCCTCGCTGACCCTGTTGCCTGCGATGACGGCCAGGATCCTGTCGACGACGCTTGCGGGGGCGGCGGCGGCCTGGCGGGAGCGCTCGAGCATCTGGGTGGCTTGGCGCTCGACGATGCCCCGCAGGATCGCCTCCTTGGAGGGGAAGTGGTGGTAGAGCGTGCCCTTGGCCACGCCGACCTCCGCCATGAGTTGGGCCATGGTCATGCCCTGGTAGCCGTGGTGAAGGATCAGTGCTTCGGCGGCGTCGAGGATTTCACCTCGGCGCACATCCGCGGTCTTGACGATGCGTGTCATGTCGGTCTCCTTGTCAGTGCCCCCACCCTAACTGACCGACCGCCGGTCGGTCAACACCTGAACCTCCCCCGCGAGATTCGTCCGTCATCCCGCGAGATTCGTCCGTCGTTTCTTGAGAATCGTCCATCACGCGACACACGTCACCCTGGACAAGTGTGGGCGGAGAATGGGAGAGACGAAGAAGGGCCGGGCCGGTCAGGCGTTGTCGTCCTGGCCGATCCCCACCCCTCCGAGTCGCGCCTTGGCGTCGGCGACGAAGCGCGGGTGGAGGAACACCAGCACAACCACCACGCCGATCAGGACGACCGAGATGATGATGGGCAGCAGCGGCCACAGTCCGTACAGCAGCGTCGACACGGTGGGCGTGATGACGTAGGTGAGCCCGTTCGTGGACCCGACAAGGCCCGCCAGACCTCCCTGCTCCTGCTTCGAGACCAGCAATGTGGGGCCGGCGGTGTATCCCGGAAGAGCGATCCCCAACCCGAAACCGATGACGAAGACCGCCAGAGCGACGATCACCGTCCCGGCCTCGGGAACCAGGAGTGCGAAGCCCACCATCGAGATCACCGATCCGCGCCGGAGCAACTGGACTGGAGACCATCTGCTGCGCGGCACGACGAGCCCTTGGGCAAGCACCTGTCCGACTCCTGCTGCGAGCAGCAGCAGACCGGTGACCAGTCCTGTGGTCCGGTCGTCGTAACCGAAACGGTCCTGGACCAGGAACCCCATGAGGATCTGGACGAATCCCAGGCCGGTGAACAGCACGAACCCGACCACCAGGTACGGCAGTACCCGAGGGTCGCGCGGGTCGACCTTGACGGCGACCTCGCCCGCATGCCCTTTGGCCTCCCGGCGCAGCAACAGGCCCACCACGGCCAATGCCAAGGCCACCAGCACCGGGGCCAGGACCACGGGAACCAGCAGTCCCCAGCGAGCCAGCACTCCCCCGGCGGTGGCGCCGACGATCATCGCCACCCCTTGGACGGCCCCGATCGCCGCCAGCCCGCGCACGCGTTCGGGCCCATCCGGCGTGGCGGCGGCGACGCAGGACTGGGCGGCGGGCCCCACGGCGGACAGGGCCGAGCCGAAGGCCAGGCCGCGGATCAGCAGGAAGAGCACGAAGAGCAGGATTCCCCCGACCAGTCCGGCCATGGCGCTGCGGACCAGCACGGCGAAGAGGGCGAGAGTGGCGGTTCCTGCAGCCAGGGCCACGACGAGGACGGGGCGGGCTCCGCGTTCCTGGGAGCGCAGGCCCCACCACGGGCTGACGAGGGCGACCATGAGTGCGGCCAGGGACATGGTGACACCGATCTGCCACTCCTGGAGTCCGACTGCTCGAGACAGTGGTGCGAGCACCGGGCTCAGAGTCGTCTGGCCCACGTACACCAACAGGACGACGGCGAGAAGCACGGGGATCTGCGGGGGCGCAGCGCCTTCGACGCCGCCCTCGCCGCCGGTTCCAGTCCCGAACGCGTGGTCCTCTGCCATGGCGCGAACCTACCACCGGCGCCATCTCGATCCCGGGGTGCCCAAATGTTGACGACCGAGCCCCGTCGGGATCGCCGACAGGGCTTGGTGCTGCGGAGCGGGCGACGGGAATCGAACCCGCACCATCTGCTTGGAAGGCAGAGGCTCTACCATTGAGCTACGCCCGCAGTCCCGACCGGCTGGCCGGGCAGGTAGATCGTAGCGCGAGGGCGCCGCGATTGCGAACCGGCGGCGCTCACGGCCTATGATCGAGACTCGTGGGCGCCGTGGCGTCCACATCGGGCCGTGGCGCAGCTTGGTAGCGCGCCTGCTTTGGGAGCAGGATGTCGTGGGTTCAAATCCCGCCGGCCCGACTCAAGCGAAGTCCCGGACGACCGCTCCGGAAGGCGAGGGTTCTCACAGCAAGCCCCCGCGCGCACGTCACCGGCGACGACGAGGGCACCACGGCGCGCACTGCGAGGGCGACATGCACCAAGCCCGAACCCATGCCCCCTTCGCACTGCCCCCACACACTGGTGCACGATGTTCCAGCGAACTCCCGCTCAAATGAACATTCGACCATCGTGACATTCATCTCACACCAAAGCCCCACCGGCGCTCACTCTTCGACAACTCTCCACAGTCGACAACCGACCTCGTTGACACCGGAAAATGCATGGACAAGGCCCATCCAATTCAGCCCGAAATCCGCTTGAAGTCAGGCATTCACACCCGTAGGAGGCGCAAGTCCACCCGGCCTCGGACCCTGGCCGAACCCACGCCCCTCGCCCCTCCACCCCGGGCAACGAAGCTCACAGAGTATTTCAAATCTCCCTTACCGACTGCAATGAAAGCATCCATCGGTGTGACACTTGTCGTTCAACCGTTCATCATTGTCCGAAAGGGATGATTCTGCCCGAAATCCTCTGGAATTCGAAGCACCGGACGTCACCGGGCCCAGGGATCCACAGGCAGCGGAGTTCCGGTGGAGGCATTGCCCCCACCACACATTCTGACCGAAACAACGAAGAGCAACCGATGCCCACCACACTTCACGTCAACGTCCTCGACGCCCTGGGACGCGCGATCGTCCAGGGCGCGTTGAGTGGCGGAGAGCCCCTCACCCTGGAATGGATCCAGGCCCAGTACGGGGTGTCTCGCACAATCGCCCGGGACTGCGTGCGTTCCCTCGAATGCATGGGAATGGTCGACTCGCGCCGACGCGTCGGCATCACGGTGCGACCGGCCTCGGAGTGGACGGTCCTGTCCCCCACGCTGATGAAGTGGCAGCTGGACGAGGACCCGGATGGCACGACCCTGGGCGCGCTGACGGAGCTGCGCACAGCCATCGAGCCGGTGGCGGCCTCAGCCGCCGCCGTGCGCGCCAGCGACTCCGAGAGGCGCAACATCCTCAGCTTGGCCGCACAGATGCACTCCGAGGTGGCCACCGATGACCTGGACAGCTTCGTGCTGACCGACATCGCCTTCCATTCCTCGATCCTCGTGGCCAGCCACAACGAGGCCTTCCGTGCCCTGACCGACATGGTCGGCGAGGTCCTGCGCGGTCGAGCCAAGATGGGCGTCTACCCGCTGAATCCGACGACGGCCAGCTTGGCCCTGCACGACGAGATCGCCGAGGCCATCGCGAAGGGCGACTCGCCGAAGGCCGAGGAAGCCATGCTGCGGATGGTCCTGCCCGTGCGCTCGGCGCTTCGGCAGAAGGGGTTGACGGCGCTCAACGACACCATTTGACACCGCACGGGGTCACGTGGGCCGCCAGGTGGGTTCCGGTGACGGTTCCCTTCCCGGCCCGGCTGACGGCGACGAGGGCGGAGGGCGTTCCTTCGAACACGATGCGCCCACCGTCACTGCCGGCGCCCGGACCGATGTCGATGATCCAGTCCGCGTGAGCCATGACCGCCAGGTTGTGCTCGACGACGATCACTGACTTGCCCGCGTCGACGAGCCGGTCGAGCAGTTCCAACAACCGGTCCACGTCCTGCACGTGCAGGCCGGTGGTCGGCTCGTCCAGGACCAGCACCTTCGCGTCCTCGTCCAGGAGGTGTGCGGCCAACTTGAGGCGCTGACGCTCTCCGCCGGACAATGTGGTCAGGGCCTGGCCGATCCCCAGGTAGCCGAGGCCAACCGCGACCATGGCCTCGCAGATCTTGCGCGCTGCCGGCACCTTCGAGTCGGGAGCCGCAAAGAGGTTGGCGGCGTCCTGGGCCGACAAGGCCAGGA
This genomic interval carries:
- a CDS encoding MFS transporter, translating into MKPLHLLVLGAFVNSLGTGMTAFAIGVHMYAVHKSATAVALAQLCAFAPVVLLAPVAGVMADRHDRRLMMAIGDGGSVLGLALVAAALLTQAPSWLILVGVTASSVFAALTEPALKASVSDLVSQDEYVRASGLFSLAAAAKFLLAPIAAAFLVGVVGTVGIVTIDAATCLVTVGISLYVRQLVGTRLSRRDRGVLAELREGWQAVVGNTPVRTAVMLIGMVTVATGTVQTLLKPILLPIASVETVGTVETVAAIGLLLGSALLAPLGSMRPTTLLTLGLVGMGVAMAAFALRPDPVWIGAVGLALFLVLPICNAGAEALVRSRLHVDVQARAWGLISPLSQAGYLMAFVAAGPLADRVMEPLMAQGGSWADSIGVVMGTGAGRGSAVLVTIMGLSVIAVGVGSHLLRGVLDPTGETDDGVATGGAPAPHQAASDKAVAPC
- a CDS encoding TetR/AcrR family transcriptional regulator — protein: MTRIVKTADVRRGEILDAAEALILHHGYQGMTMAQLMAEVGVAKGTLYHHFPSKEAILRGIVERQATQMLERSRQAAAAPASVVDRILAVIAGNRVSEDEDALVEHFNATRNAEFHLLALVALVRDIAPVLVALVEEGNASGELHCTDPLTTCEVLLAATGTLTDTGIFPDANEHAQRRIVGILTIAEELLGVPSGRLLEPALQTLDVRTEEVHS
- a CDS encoding MFS transporter, whose amino-acid sequence is MAEDHAFGTGTGGEGGVEGAAPPQIPVLLAVVLLVYVGQTTLSPVLAPLSRAVGLQEWQIGVTMSLAALMVALVSPWWGLRSQERGARPVLVVALAAGTATLALFAVLVRSAMAGLVGGILLFVLFLLIRGLAFGSALSAVGPAAQSCVAAATPDGPERVRGLAAIGAVQGVAMIVGATAGGVLARWGLLVPVVLAPVLVALALAVVGLLLRREAKGHAGEVAVKVDPRDPRVLPYLVVGFVLFTGLGFVQILMGFLVQDRFGYDDRTTGLVTGLLLLAAGVGQVLAQGLVVPRSRWSPVQLLRRGSVISMVGFALLVPEAGTVIVALAVFVIGFGLGIALPGYTAGPTLLVSKQEQGGLAGLVGSTNGLTYVITPTVSTLLYGLWPLLPIIISVVLIGVVVVLVFLHPRFVADAKARLGGVGIGQDDNA
- a CDS encoding FadR/GntR family transcriptional regulator; this translates as MPTTLHVNVLDALGRAIVQGALSGGEPLTLEWIQAQYGVSRTIARDCVRSLECMGMVDSRRRVGITVRPASEWTVLSPTLMKWQLDEDPDGTTLGALTELRTAIEPVAASAAAVRASDSERRNILSLAAQMHSEVATDDLDSFVLTDIAFHSSILVASHNEAFRALTDMVGEVLRGRAKMGVYPLNPTTASLALHDEIAEAIAKGDSPKAEEAMLRMVLPVRSALRQKGLTALNDTI